From a region of the Alosa sapidissima isolate fAloSap1 chromosome 9, fAloSap1.pri, whole genome shotgun sequence genome:
- the LOC121718947 gene encoding uncharacterized protein LOC121718947, which yields MVCTLSEFAEASLLRCSPDITKQSAHNIVIVGCGGHRVSPTAIYDLQVSMYGCSMTVPTLVVPGQTEEMILGTNAIKRLLTQLKGTTGYWRLMSTPSHIQSDECHKFLSLFSNTERWRGESVPERVGTVKLQRSVTLEPQTEHLVWGKLPVSSVLSVGSTVIVEPTKSRSRPKQIMVGRVITPLWGDGSVPLKVINPTNHRVVLRKNTKIADVSPCIAVEELPQPEQIKSNVQCAENACPASTPRSSDEIKHVLSNLNLPDIDLESCEVSAHWKDELLQVIERYESIFSRDKMDCGEARDVVHRIHLTDDRPFRLPYRRMTTFFFSLSSLSFFSFLIFSLWYVPNLAVFKGGVCNGVNKVLHIVIVKSC from the coding sequence ATGGTATGTACTCTTAGCGAGTTTGCTGAAGCTAGTTTATTGAGATGCAGTCCAGATATAACAAAGCAGTCAGCGCACAACATTGTAATTGTTGGCTGTGGAGGCCATCGTGTCAGTCCCACAGCGATTTATGACCTTCAAGTGTCGATGTATGGTTGTTCCATGACGGTCCCTACTCTAGTTGTGCCAGGTCAGACTGAGGAGATGATCCTGGGCACCAACGCCATCAAGAGGCTCTTGACACAGCTGAAAGGGACGACCGGCTACTGGAGACTTATGTCCACGCCCAGCCATATCCAGAGTGATGAGTGTCAcaagtttttgtcccttttctcCAACactgagaggtggagaggtgagTCTGTGCCAGAGAGAGTAGGCACTGTGAAGCTCCAGAGAAGTGTGACATTAGAGCCGCAGACAGAACACCTGGTTTGGGGAAAGCTACCCGTGTCTTCAGTGTTGTCGGTGGGCAGCACAGTCATCGTTGAGCCGACAAAGTCAAGGTCAAGACCAAAGCAGATAATGGTCGGCAGAGTAATCACACCGCTTTGGGGAGATGGTTCTGTTCCGCTGAAAGTCATCAATCCAACCAACCACAGAGTCGTGTTGAGAAAGAACACCAAGATAGCTGATGTGTCCCCTTGTATCGCTGTGGAAGAACTACCACAACCAGAACAGATCAAGTCAAATGTGCAGTGCGCTGAGAATGCCTGTCCCGCTTCAACGCCCAGATCCAGTGACGAGATTAAACATGTCCTGAGCAACCTGAATCTTCCTGACATCGACTTGGAGTCTTGTGAGGTGTCAGCACACTGGAAAGACGAGCTGCTTCAAGTCATTGAGAGATATGAGTCAATCTTCTCAAGAGACAAAATGGACTGTGGAGAAGCCAGAGACGTTGTCCATCGCATCCATTTGACCGATGACCGACCCTTTCGTTTGCCGTACAGGCGAatgaccacattttttttttctctctcttctctctcttttttttctttcttgataTTCTCTTTATGGTACGTCCCCAATTTAGCAGTATTTAAGGGGGGTGTATGTAACGGTGTTAATAAAGTGCTCCATATAGTTATTGTTAAATCCTGCTAA